In one Paenibacillus sp. JQZ6Y-1 genomic region, the following are encoded:
- a CDS encoding HlyD family secretion protein, with product MTRKKGIGYAIVLVAIVVVIVVLGLSFSREGNAKNTGSTPTAYVESDTVSSSFKVAGRVSELLVQEGDHVKKGQLLAVLDSSELQDKVAQAQAALKAAQANVSQAKAGVAQAEAGITQAQAGVTQAEAAETAARTKVAQGTMAVQVTSESSSSQLEQAQAAANAAKANWEAIKSGARPEEIAQLKASTSAAKDALDTAQKSLSRSQQLFDAGLATDAALDQAKLQQQQAQAQYDAALEKQNLAVKGSRQEEINAAQAQYQQALAAVKEAQAGQGQVGLKQEDVKAAQAAVGQAQGASDQAKGTVAQAQASYTLAQAKVEAAQSQVAQAKAALQEAQTYAGYTKLRAAADGVIKSKSVNAGELVSAGSTVYSLETTSQRWAKFYMTETALSGLHTGDPVQVQLLGDGTTVQGKVKVIDAAADFAIQKPSQSSGDTDIRSFGVKVLLTGLPDNVPTGSTVLFSGKGAQ from the coding sequence ATGACCAGAAAAAAAGGGATAGGATACGCTATTGTATTGGTAGCGATTGTCGTCGTTATCGTTGTGCTCGGATTGTCATTCAGTCGGGAGGGCAATGCTAAGAATACCGGCTCCACACCGACCGCCTATGTCGAATCGGATACCGTCAGTTCCAGCTTCAAAGTCGCTGGTAGGGTTAGTGAGCTGCTCGTGCAAGAAGGCGATCATGTAAAAAAAGGGCAGCTACTCGCTGTACTCGATAGTTCGGAATTGCAGGATAAAGTCGCTCAAGCGCAAGCGGCACTGAAAGCCGCACAGGCGAATGTATCACAAGCCAAAGCCGGTGTTGCTCAGGCAGAAGCAGGAATTACGCAAGCGCAAGCAGGTGTTACTCAAGCCGAAGCCGCCGAAACGGCTGCTCGTACGAAGGTGGCTCAAGGCACGATGGCGGTTCAAGTTACTTCCGAATCATCATCCAGCCAATTGGAACAGGCTCAGGCGGCAGCCAATGCAGCCAAAGCCAACTGGGAAGCGATCAAAAGTGGTGCTCGCCCAGAAGAGATTGCTCAACTCAAAGCAAGCACCAGTGCTGCCAAAGATGCACTGGATACTGCACAAAAAAGCCTAAGCCGCAGTCAGCAACTATTTGACGCAGGTCTAGCTACGGATGCTGCATTGGACCAAGCGAAACTTCAACAACAGCAAGCGCAGGCACAGTACGATGCCGCTTTGGAAAAGCAAAATTTAGCTGTCAAAGGCAGTCGACAGGAAGAAATCAACGCTGCGCAGGCACAGTACCAACAAGCACTGGCTGCGGTCAAAGAAGCCCAAGCTGGACAGGGACAGGTCGGTCTGAAGCAGGAAGATGTAAAAGCTGCCCAAGCTGCAGTAGGTCAAGCACAAGGCGCTAGCGATCAGGCAAAAGGAACGGTTGCGCAAGCGCAGGCATCGTACACACTCGCCCAAGCCAAGGTGGAGGCAGCACAATCGCAGGTAGCTCAGGCAAAAGCAGCATTACAAGAAGCTCAAACATATGCCGGATATACCAAGCTACGCGCCGCCGCTGATGGTGTCATCAAAAGTAAATCGGTGAATGCTGGTGAACTGGTCAGTGCTGGTTCTACTGTCTATTCGCTCGAAACGACTTCACAGCGCTGGGCAAAATTTTATATGACTGAAACGGCATTGAGCGGATTGCATACTGGCGATCCCGTGCAGGTTCAATTGCTGGGCGATGGTACAACCGTGCAGGGCAAAGTGAAGGTGATCGACGCCGCTGCGGATTTTGCTATTCAAAAGCCGAGTCAAAGCTCCGGCGATACCGATATTCGTTCGTTTGGCGTGAAAGTGCTGTTGACCGGACTTCCTGATAACGTACCGACTGGAAGCACCGTGCTATTCAGTGGCAAAGGAGCGCAGTAA
- a CDS encoding ABC transporter permease produces the protein MNIGRAIADECRHMFTIPKLAAILLLMPILYAVLFGFLYSHERITEMPVVVYDGDNSSLSRQIIQAFDATDTFQVTGQRWNQEDVVQAVQSGEARVGLIIPPNFMSGLQHGEHIPILTLIDGSNLIYSNSASRIANQVIMSVSSGATLQTLDKQGMSSEQAGALLNTIPYRSRVLYNPVFNYEYYMPIGVISAALQQCLLLGIALSCTWQKEAGSWHQFSVWRFSPWKLAIAKLTPYFLIGLVNIVVSFSIAHFGFGIPFAGQFIPLLFLSLAFNFAVCGLGFLFSVVSKRQVDAIQALMLIAMPSFMLSGYTWPLEAMPKVLRVIGECLPLTHFLQGIRSIVVKGLSVESIWGNVMALSLIGLVTLLISFVIYPLSMRRYTEAVETSVSSSTAEPVPKG, from the coding sequence ATGAATATAGGACGGGCAATCGCAGATGAATGCAGACATATGTTTACAATTCCCAAGTTGGCTGCGATCCTGCTGCTAATGCCGATACTGTATGCCGTGCTGTTCGGATTCCTATATTCACACGAGCGGATTACTGAGATGCCCGTGGTAGTCTATGATGGGGACAATTCCAGTTTAAGCCGTCAGATTATTCAAGCATTTGATGCGACCGATACATTTCAGGTGACGGGACAGCGCTGGAATCAGGAGGATGTAGTGCAGGCAGTACAATCCGGTGAAGCTCGTGTCGGGCTGATTATTCCGCCTAACTTCATGTCCGGCTTGCAGCATGGAGAACATATACCTATTCTCACCTTGATCGACGGTAGCAATCTGATCTACTCCAATAGTGCTTCACGTATTGCCAATCAGGTCATTATGAGCGTGAGTAGCGGAGCAACCTTGCAAACGCTGGACAAGCAGGGCATGAGCAGCGAGCAGGCAGGTGCATTGCTGAATACCATTCCATATCGCTCCCGTGTGCTCTACAATCCTGTATTTAATTATGAGTACTACATGCCGATTGGTGTCATTTCTGCCGCTTTACAACAGTGTTTATTGCTCGGCATCGCGCTATCCTGTACATGGCAAAAGGAAGCCGGCTCGTGGCATCAATTTAGCGTTTGGCGCTTTTCACCATGGAAGCTAGCGATTGCCAAGCTGACACCGTATTTTTTGATTGGACTTGTGAATATTGTAGTTTCGTTCTCGATTGCACATTTTGGCTTCGGGATTCCTTTTGCTGGACAATTCATACCGCTACTGTTCTTGTCGCTGGCATTTAATTTTGCAGTGTGTGGATTGGGATTTCTATTCAGCGTCGTGTCCAAACGTCAGGTGGATGCTATTCAGGCATTAATGCTCATTGCAATGCCTTCGTTCATGCTCTCCGGGTATACATGGCCCCTTGAAGCGATGCCGAAGGTGCTGCGTGTCATTGGTGAATGTCTACCATTGACTCACTTTTTACAAGGTATACGTAGTATTGTGGTCAAAGGATTATCGGTAGAATCAATATGGGGCAATGTGATGGCACTCAGCTTGATTGGATTGGTCACATTGCTGATCTCCTTCGTCATCTATCCATTATCGATGCGCCGTTATACCGAAGCTGTAGAGACTAGCGTATCGAGTTCTACAGCTGAACCAGTACCCAAAGGATAA
- a CDS encoding YesL family protein: protein MEFRGVMGGLYRLSEWIMRLAGSNLLWVICSSPFLFFLVFRFIFMQSGASQNDILQTNWAMGILAPFVLFPATSALFTVVRKWVMGEGDVSVIKTFFRGYKENYKQSMIGGIFYTLLFVIMYVDYTVYMNQFPNLQLLGIVMLIFLLVLFVSLFNFFSMVAHYHMKLKDIIKNAILLSIVRPFRLFSTLLGTVALLFIGTRYPVLFLFFLSSAIAWFAFFNFYGMFLKMQEQSEKQAAEQQEKELQADEQLAIGDQSPEQSAQRIDSSAPSQPSMDQDVQKNLTDKSVTDNKERPS, encoded by the coding sequence TTGGAATTTAGAGGGGTAATGGGCGGACTGTACCGCTTATCCGAATGGATTATGCGACTAGCGGGCAGCAATCTGCTGTGGGTCATTTGTTCGTCGCCATTTTTGTTTTTTCTGGTATTCCGATTTATTTTTATGCAATCTGGGGCAAGTCAAAACGATATTTTGCAGACGAACTGGGCAATGGGCATTTTAGCGCCATTTGTACTGTTTCCGGCAACATCCGCACTGTTCACCGTTGTTCGTAAATGGGTGATGGGTGAAGGTGATGTATCCGTTATCAAAACGTTTTTCCGCGGCTATAAGGAAAATTATAAGCAGAGCATGATTGGTGGTATTTTCTACACTCTGCTGTTTGTGATCATGTATGTTGATTATACTGTGTATATGAATCAATTCCCGAATCTGCAGCTGCTAGGTATTGTAATGCTGATCTTCCTGCTTGTGCTGTTTGTGTCACTATTCAACTTCTTCTCCATGGTGGCGCACTATCACATGAAGCTTAAGGATATTATCAAAAATGCCATTCTGCTGTCGATTGTACGTCCATTCCGATTGTTCTCCACATTGCTTGGAACGGTAGCACTGCTGTTTATCGGTACTCGCTATCCGGTGTTGTTCCTGTTCTTCTTATCCTCAGCAATCGCATGGTTCGCTTTCTTTAACTTTTACGGTATGTTCCTGAAAATGCAGGAGCAATCGGAGAAGCAAGCAGCCGAACAGCAGGAGAAGGAGTTGCAGGCGGATGAGCAACTGGCAATTGGTGATCAATCGCCTGAGCAGAGTGCACAGCGTATAGATTCTTCCGCACCATCTCAACCGTCGATGGATCAGGATGTACAGAAAAACCTGACCGATAAGAGCGTAACGGACAACAAAGAACGTCCATCCTAA
- a CDS encoding DUF1499 domain-containing protein translates to MSLKRTLVGIIRSQEGTGDRAKDPQMKTRYYNLSRERAWEEVSSTLKKIPGFKVLHEVHSVGEITLERKTGFGRIMDITVSIVAVSPVRSAIDIHSASRGSLGDLGANYRNILTLFGALDKKLAQYKIDNP, encoded by the coding sequence TTGTCGTTGAAAAGAACGTTAGTGGGAATCATTCGTAGCCAGGAAGGCACAGGCGACCGCGCCAAAGATCCGCAAATGAAAACAAGATATTATAACCTTTCCCGCGAGCGCGCTTGGGAAGAAGTTTCTTCAACATTAAAAAAAATTCCCGGCTTCAAGGTGCTGCATGAAGTGCATAGTGTAGGCGAGATTACATTGGAACGGAAAACAGGATTTGGACGCATCATGGACATTACAGTATCGATCGTAGCCGTTAGTCCGGTACGCAGTGCGATTGATATTCACTCTGCTTCCCGTGGCTCACTAGGCGATTTGGGTGCTAACTACCGTAATATTTTGACGCTGTTTGGCGCACTGGACAAAAAATTGGCTCAATACAAAATCGACAATCCATAA
- the tpx gene encoding thiol peroxidase, with the protein MTQERTGVAAFKGNAITLIGPELQVGDKAPAFTISKNLLEQASLSDYAGQIKLISVVPSLDTGVCDAQTRRFNEAASELGEDVVILTISADLPFAQARWCGAAGVDRVVTLSDYRDNSFGKAYGVLIKEFVIDMRAIFVIDRDDVIRYVEYLPEMSEHPNYDQAIAAVKGLLG; encoded by the coding sequence ATGACGCAAGAACGTACAGGCGTTGCCGCTTTTAAAGGGAATGCCATTACTCTTATTGGACCTGAATTGCAGGTGGGTGACAAGGCTCCTGCTTTTACTATCAGCAAAAACCTGCTGGAGCAAGCGAGTCTATCTGATTATGCAGGTCAGATCAAGCTGATCAGTGTTGTGCCATCACTCGATACTGGTGTATGTGATGCACAAACCCGTCGCTTCAATGAAGCTGCTTCCGAGCTGGGCGAAGATGTAGTTATTCTGACTATCAGCGCGGATCTGCCATTTGCACAAGCTCGCTGGTGCGGTGCCGCTGGTGTAGATCGTGTCGTAACACTGTCTGATTACCGCGACAACTCTTTTGGCAAAGCATATGGCGTGCTGATCAAGGAATTTGTGATCGATATGCGTGCTATTTTCGTAATCGACCGCGATGATGTGATCCGCTATGTGGAATATTTGCCGGAGATGAGCGAGCATCCGAATTATGATCAAGCGATTGCAGCTGTTAAAGGCTTGCTGGGCTAA
- a CDS encoding zinc metallopeptidase — MTNGIFLILIIAAFGLTIWAQFKVKGTFNKFSEVPNMRGISGYQAARHMLDSNGLQDVPIEPVQGTLSDHYDPVNRVVRLSEPVYYGTSISSVAVACHEIGHAIQHKQHYPMLKLRHRMFPVVNFTSGIAPFLLLAGFLFSSFNLIGLGVIFFSAAVAFQLVTLPVEFNASNRARDIMVAEGYVTQDEERNVGKVLNAAALTYVAAALLSVLELARYLFLLFGNRD; from the coding sequence ATGACGAACGGTATCTTTTTGATATTAATTATTGCTGCATTCGGTCTGACCATCTGGGCGCAGTTTAAGGTCAAAGGTACTTTCAATAAGTTCTCTGAAGTACCGAATATGCGTGGAATTAGCGGCTATCAGGCTGCACGCCATATGTTGGATTCTAACGGTCTGCAGGATGTTCCGATCGAGCCTGTACAAGGCACACTGTCTGACCACTATGATCCGGTAAACCGCGTGGTACGTCTGTCCGAGCCGGTTTATTACGGCACTAGCATCTCCTCGGTTGCCGTTGCGTGTCACGAGATTGGTCACGCCATTCAGCACAAACAGCATTATCCGATGCTGAAGCTTCGTCATCGGATGTTCCCGGTGGTTAACTTCACATCTGGTATCGCTCCGTTTCTACTGTTGGCAGGTTTTCTATTCAGCTCGTTCAACCTGATTGGTCTGGGTGTCATTTTCTTCTCGGCTGCGGTTGCATTCCAACTCGTAACGCTGCCAGTTGAATTTAACGCAAGTAACCGCGCTCGCGACATTATGGTTGCGGAAGGTTATGTAACCCAAGATGAAGAACGCAATGTAGGTAAAGTACTGAATGCTGCTGCACTCACTTATGTAGCTGCCGCATTACTGTCGGTACTGGAACTTGCACGTTACCTGTTCTTGCTGTTTGGTAACCGCGACTAA
- a CDS encoding MerR family transcriptional regulator: MKLYRIGELSRIAGISERTVDYYTKMGLIQPESRSLKNYRLYSFETLSRLERITKLKQDKYTLEEIREKLNAWDRVTDEEQVTKRLSEIELHMEQLQREVRELEPLLQQMKPTQAKRAFINLVPQSAACIEALKFLLGQGSGFM; encoded by the coding sequence ATGAAATTATACCGTATTGGAGAACTGTCCAGAATCGCCGGGATTAGTGAGCGAACCGTCGATTATTATACAAAAATGGGACTCATTCAACCGGAAAGCCGCTCGTTGAAAAATTATCGCCTGTATAGTTTTGAAACGTTGTCTCGGTTGGAACGTATTACAAAGTTAAAGCAGGACAAGTATACTCTTGAGGAAATCAGGGAAAAGCTAAATGCCTGGGATCGTGTAACCGATGAGGAACAGGTGACCAAGCGTCTAAGCGAAATCGAACTGCATATGGAACAGTTGCAGCGCGAAGTGCGCGAGTTAGAACCATTATTGCAGCAGATGAAGCCGACACAGGCCAAACGGGCATTTATCAATCTGGTTCCCCAGAGTGCAGCTTGCATTGAAGCATTGAAGTTTCTGCTTGGACAGGGTTCAGGCTTCATGTAG
- a CDS encoding ammonium transporter, whose translation MRKKWAVTGLAASALLAFPFSAFAADEVTADVVKTNLDTFFVFLAFALVLFMQAGFAFLEAGSVRMKNAGHVAGKTILTLGIALVAFWAFGFGLGFGDGNGFFGYQGFFLNGEDMKPLFGALSGLDIPISMMFLFHLAFAAVSLSIAFGGFAERAKLSVYIVFGVLFMIIIYPIIAHWVWGGGWLAAIGMQDYAGSTVVHLTGATAGLAATLLLKPRLGKYNKDGKPNIIPGHNQVFSVIGVFILWFGWMGFNPGSALTPDGGFFTYVALTTNLAAAAGGIAALLISWVVLGKGDIPSMLNGVLAALVAITGSCAFVDVWAAVVIGLVAGVVTFFTAQWFEKAGVDDPIYAFSVHGIAGMWGAISTGLFATPELAAKVNVGQAGLFYGGGFHQLGVQLLGMIGTFIFVLVLSFIILGIMKALGGIRVTEEEEMMGLDISEHGSYGYPEQMKAIGEVDRTKVN comes from the coding sequence ATGAGAAAAAAATGGGCCGTTACGGGGTTGGCGGCATCCGCACTTCTAGCTTTTCCGTTTAGCGCGTTTGCGGCGGATGAAGTTACTGCTGATGTAGTAAAAACGAATCTGGATACGTTCTTCGTATTCTTAGCATTCGCGCTGGTATTGTTCATGCAGGCAGGCTTTGCTTTTCTGGAAGCTGGTTCTGTACGAATGAAAAATGCCGGTCACGTTGCCGGTAAAACAATCTTGACACTCGGTATCGCACTGGTTGCCTTCTGGGCATTCGGTTTTGGACTCGGCTTTGGCGACGGTAACGGATTTTTCGGTTATCAAGGGTTCTTCCTGAATGGGGAAGATATGAAGCCTTTGTTCGGCGCATTGTCTGGTCTCGATATTCCGATCTCGATGATGTTCTTGTTCCACCTTGCGTTTGCAGCAGTATCACTGTCAATCGCATTTGGCGGATTTGCTGAGCGTGCAAAGCTTAGCGTATATATCGTGTTCGGCGTTCTGTTCATGATTATCATTTATCCAATCATCGCTCACTGGGTATGGGGCGGCGGCTGGTTGGCAGCAATCGGTATGCAGGATTATGCGGGTTCGACCGTTGTCCATTTGACCGGTGCAACAGCGGGTCTGGCGGCAACACTGCTGCTCAAACCACGTCTGGGCAAATATAACAAAGACGGCAAACCTAACATTATTCCGGGTCATAACCAAGTATTCTCGGTTATCGGTGTATTTATCCTCTGGTTCGGCTGGATGGGCTTCAACCCTGGTAGCGCACTGACACCAGATGGCGGATTCTTCACGTATGTAGCACTGACTACGAATCTGGCAGCAGCAGCAGGCGGTATCGCGGCTCTGTTGATCTCTTGGGTCGTATTGGGTAAAGGCGACATTCCAAGCATGCTGAACGGCGTACTGGCAGCACTGGTTGCTATCACTGGTTCTTGTGCATTTGTTGATGTATGGGCAGCGGTTGTCATCGGTCTGGTTGCTGGTGTGGTTACATTCTTCACAGCACAATGGTTTGAAAAAGCAGGTGTGGACGATCCGATCTACGCATTCTCCGTACACGGTATTGCTGGTATGTGGGGCGCAATCTCTACTGGTTTGTTCGCTACACCGGAACTGGCTGCTAAAGTGAATGTAGGTCAAGCGGGTCTGTTCTACGGCGGCGGCTTCCATCAACTGGGTGTACAGCTGCTCGGTATGATCGGAACGTTCATCTTCGTTCTTGTTCTGTCGTTTATCATCCTCGGTATCATGAAAGCACTGGGCGGTATCCGTGTAACAGAAGAAGAGGAAATGATGGGTCTGGATATTAGTGAGCACGGTTCTTACGGTTATCCAGAGCAAATGAAGGCGATCGGCGAAGTGGATCGCACAAAAGTAAACTAA
- a CDS encoding DUF294 nucleotidyltransferase-like domain-containing protein has translation MKKPSLHLPLLELTEAHSPEALKQKRIVIQQQLYTSLPDTDIREWVKTVNEMHDAIMQQAVTICEQQLLEAGYGPPPVAYSFIVFGSAGRLEQTLWSDQDNGLIISDEQHEQKERYFQAFGSALADMLEQLGYEKCQGKVMCSEPLWRKTLQQWQAQLDEWRQELSWEPVRNWIIASDMRHIAGDEQLSQRWIHHFYDGLQETPELSAAILRNTVRHKATLNVLGQIVPERFGEHAGDFDVKYGIYIPLVNASRFLALQNGIRESSTLKRLERLIQLEAASLALLEMMQDAFRTSLRMRNSTPIREIDGGLYESSGFMLQKDWRQKPFFHELRESLGIVKKAHRVLQRQLRFLERRRL, from the coding sequence ATGAAGAAGCCTTCACTCCATCTTCCCTTGCTTGAGCTGACGGAAGCCCATTCTCCGGAGGCACTCAAACAGAAGCGCATCGTCATTCAGCAACAGCTGTATACATCCTTGCCGGATACCGACATTCGGGAATGGGTCAAAACGGTCAATGAGATGCACGATGCGATTATGCAACAGGCAGTGACAATTTGTGAACAACAATTGCTTGAGGCGGGCTACGGTCCGCCTCCTGTTGCATATTCATTTATTGTTTTCGGCAGCGCGGGGAGATTGGAACAGACATTATGGAGTGATCAGGATAACGGTCTGATCATCAGCGATGAACAGCATGAGCAAAAAGAACGTTATTTTCAAGCGTTTGGCAGTGCACTTGCCGATATGTTGGAGCAACTGGGCTATGAGAAATGTCAGGGTAAGGTTATGTGCTCAGAGCCGCTATGGCGCAAAACGCTTCAACAATGGCAGGCACAGCTGGACGAATGGCGGCAGGAGCTAAGCTGGGAGCCGGTACGTAATTGGATTATCGCTTCGGATATGCGTCATATAGCAGGAGATGAACAGCTATCGCAGCGCTGGATTCATCATTTCTATGACGGATTACAAGAAACGCCAGAGCTGTCGGCAGCCATTTTACGTAATACGGTTCGGCATAAAGCGACGCTGAATGTACTGGGACAGATTGTGCCGGAGCGATTTGGCGAGCATGCTGGTGATTTTGATGTAAAATATGGTATCTATATTCCGCTGGTGAATGCTTCGCGTTTTCTAGCCTTGCAAAATGGCATTCGCGAATCATCAACGTTGAAGCGATTGGAACGTCTGATTCAGCTGGAAGCGGCTTCGCTGGCGTTGCTGGAAATGATGCAGGATGCGTTCCGCACTTCGTTACGGATGCGCAATTCCACACCGATACGCGAGATTGATGGTGGATTGTACGAGAGCAGTGGATTTATGCTGCAAAAAGATTGGCGGCAAAAGCCGTTTTTCCATGAGTTAAGAGAAAGTCTGGGAATCGTTAAAAAAGCACATCGCGTGCTGCAACGGCAGCTGCGCTTTCTGGAAAGGAGACGCTTATGA
- a CDS encoding exonuclease domain-containing protein — protein MKDPAKTGSGFWRSLRNGGVPSAIASIVGAPSAQQMAFIRSLSREQRRPEVLHYPLSRLETVVFDLETTGFHPQHGDEILSFGAVKMVGNEQVDEFYTLVNSKVQVPDNITSLTGITQDMVNGAPSLIDGLHDFMAFAERSVLVAHGTGHDKAFLNAALWKTSKIQLTHRILDTMMIARWLKPSLGSYGLDEVLEEAQIPVTVRHHALEDARMTAGLWQEYLRLMRHKQVDTLEDLYSCLSNF, from the coding sequence ATGAAAGACCCTGCAAAGACGGGAAGTGGCTTTTGGAGAAGTTTACGTAATGGCGGCGTACCGTCGGCGATTGCTTCTATTGTTGGCGCACCGTCTGCACAGCAGATGGCTTTTATTCGTTCGCTATCACGCGAGCAGCGTCGCCCGGAAGTGCTGCATTATCCGCTGAGTCGGCTGGAAACCGTCGTTTTCGATCTGGAAACGACGGGGTTTCATCCCCAGCATGGCGACGAGATTTTATCTTTTGGCGCAGTGAAGATGGTAGGTAATGAGCAGGTAGATGAATTTTATACCCTTGTTAATTCCAAGGTTCAGGTACCGGATAATATTACGTCGTTGACTGGTATTACCCAGGATATGGTAAATGGAGCGCCTTCTCTTATTGACGGACTGCATGATTTTATGGCATTTGCTGAGCGGTCTGTATTGGTTGCGCATGGAACAGGGCATGACAAGGCTTTTTTGAATGCAGCATTGTGGAAAACATCCAAAATCCAGTTAACACACCGTATTCTGGATACGATGATGATTGCCCGCTGGCTCAAGCCTTCACTTGGTAGTTACGGATTAGACGAGGTGCTGGAAGAAGCCCAGATCCCGGTCACAGTAAGGCACCATGCGCTGGAGGATGCTCGGATGACAGCAGGATTATGGCAGGAATATCTTCGTCTCATGCGTCACAAGCAGGTGGATACGCTGGAGGATCTGTATTCGTGTTTGAGCAATTTCTGA
- a CDS encoding M67 family metallopeptidase, producing MSQLSNDLRRSAIIIAPSAYDALVQHMTSSPTAEVCGVLLGTKAAGGTQIHSYRSLRNVAPDPLHHFALDPQEWIHCCYQERELLGLFHSHPMTPALPSIADLQQLPEFAAMLSVYLIGTLLPSPLHNDHIKHNDCPDQRQANQADLSIIPINAYYIQKQLSPSAAPAPSYHLQSAQLNISDPF from the coding sequence TTGTCGCAGCTTTCCAATGATCTAAGAAGGTCAGCCATTATTATCGCACCATCTGCATACGACGCATTGGTACAACATATGACTTCTTCTCCAACCGCGGAAGTCTGCGGGGTATTGCTCGGTACAAAAGCAGCGGGTGGTACACAGATTCATTCATACCGAAGTCTGCGTAACGTCGCACCTGACCCGCTGCATCATTTTGCGCTTGATCCGCAAGAATGGATTCATTGCTGTTATCAGGAGCGTGAACTACTGGGACTGTTTCATTCCCATCCAATGACCCCTGCCCTTCCATCCATCGCGGATCTACAACAGCTGCCCGAATTTGCCGCGATGCTCTCGGTTTATCTGATCGGCACACTTTTACCATCACCACTCCATAACGATCATATCAAGCATAACGACTGCCCAGATCAACGCCAAGCTAACCAAGCTGATTTGTCTATCATCCCTATTAACGCCTATTACATTCAGAAGCAGCTTTCACCCTCTGCTGCTCCTGCTCCTTCTTATCATTTACAATCAGCGCAACTGAATATTAGTGATCCTTTCTAA